One stretch of Eretmochelys imbricata isolate rEreImb1 chromosome 1, rEreImb1.hap1, whole genome shotgun sequence DNA includes these proteins:
- the LOC144266831 gene encoding LOW QUALITY PROTEIN: taste receptor type 2 member 41-like (The sequence of the model RefSeq protein was modified relative to this genomic sequence to represent the inferred CDS: deleted 1 base in 1 codon) produces the protein MMMLVGHPGMTFSEEMQSFQSTDSSVFISLKFANFTQPFFLSLKLRIVLLVPRLLLDSRIVSFFSAIPLVWLDVGVDLRNSRKSPGGNKTLTESKDIPDLSFMPMEVIVSAIPFIIFLVSSILLLISQWKYTKKMKTNVTGFKDLRVKAHTNVMKSLLSFFTLFIIYFVTIISF, from the exons ATGATGATGCTGGTAGGCCACCCGGGAATGACCTTCAGCGAGGAGATGCAGTCCTTCCAGTCTACAGACTCCAG CGTCTTCATCTCTCTAAAGTTTGCCAACTTCACCCAACCCTTTTTTCTCTCGTTGAAGCTGAGAATTGTTTTGCTGGTGCCAAGGCTTCTCCTGGACTCCCGGATTGTttccttcttcagtgccatcccATTAGTCTGGCTTGATGTTGGGGTTGATCTACGCAACTCAAGAAAAAGCCCAGGaggaaacaaaaccttgactGAGTCTAAGGATATCCCAGATCTCTCCTTTATGCCTATGGAAGTAATTGTATCTGCCATCCCTTTCATTATATTCTTGGTTTCATCCATCCTATTGCTCATCTCTCAATGGaaatacacaaagaaaatgaaaaccaaTGTTACTGGTTTCAAAGATCTCCGTGTGAAAGCC CACACCAATGTcatgaaatctctgctttcctTCTTTACCCTCTTCATTATATATTTTGTGACTATAATATCATTCTGA
- the LOC144266743 gene encoding taste receptor type 2 member 4-like, which produces MSAVFPILALIILVIELIMGIMGNGLITSCVYELFTLGLKYDFLTNLQQTRELSIPHLYVIILHLLEPFIPFLIFMVSATLLITALWRHTRRMQREITNFQDPPQNKAHVGSIKALIFTVFYFSYWVALISSVIYYFLCL; this is translated from the exons ATGTCTGCTGTGTTTCCTATCCTTGCTCTGATCATTTTAGTGATTGAGTTAATCATGGGGATTATGGGGAATGGATTGATCACATCT TGTGTGTATGAATTGTTCACTTTGGGACTCAAATATGACTTTCTCACTAATCTCCAGCAAACCAGAGAATTGAGCATACCACACCTCTAtgtaattattttgcatttactgGAACCATTCATTCCCTTCCTCATATTTATGGTTTCAGCCACCTTGTTAATCACTGCTCTGTGGAGACACACCAGACGGATGCAAAGAGAAATTACCAATTTCCAGGACCCCCCCCAGAACAAGGCTCATGTTGGTTCCATTAAGGCTCTGATCTTCACGGTCTTCTACTTTTCATATTGGGTTGCACTGATCTCGTCAGTCATTTACTATTTTCTCTGTCTATGA